From the genome of Spirochaetaceae bacterium:
GTTCCGCATGGAGTCGTGAAGCCGGTCGTACGACATGACGGTTATCCCGTCGGTCGAAATGGCGCGATACCTATTGACCTGCTTCGGATCCAGACTGCTTCTCCGCCCGATTACGACGACCGCCTCACAGTTGCCGTCTATGTCCTTCAAACCTCGCTCCTGGCGTGCATAAGCAACGTTATCCATCAGCCACGTACGCCAGTCCCGTATCTGTCCAAGCGCGTCGGCGAGCTTTCTCGCCGGCAATCCCGCTTTGGTGAGCGCCTTCGCGGTGGGACTCTCTAGCTCAATCGCGATCCACCGGAATCCGACCGACGTGGCGCTCGCAAGAAGAAAATCCGGAACGTATTCCGCTCCCAGCTGAGGA
Proteins encoded in this window:
- a CDS encoding DUF4263 domain-containing protein; amino-acid sequence: MKASVLEKWDGHVVTAGREPVRDIVAEFERVLADAVDERPLQSILALAPVLLGPLAPPGGSYWCLDRPQLGAEYVPDFLLASATSVGFRWIAIELESPTAKALTKAGLPARKLADALGQIRDWRTWLMDNVAYARQERGLKDIDGNCEAVVVIGRRSSLDPKQVNRYRAISTDGITVMSYDRLHDSMRNGSSYGTGWDEKHGH